TTATTCAAGCATGCCAAGAGCTCATGAAAGAAAAACATGAGAAATTAAGAGCAAAAGGTATTATAAAACCTCGAGCAGTAAGAGCCTTGATATTAGGGATTCCTAATGTAGGAAAATCAACATTAATTAATCGCCTTGCTAGTAAGAATATCGCAAAAACCGGTGATAAACCTGGTGTAACGAAGGCACAGCAGTGGATTAAGGTTGGGAAACAGTTAGAGCTTTTAGATACACCAGGAATTCTATGGCCAAAGTTTGAGGATGAACTAGTCGGCTACAAGCTTGCAGTTACAGGGGCAATTAAAGATGAGTTACTCGATTTTCAAGATATCTCTGTATTCACACTTCGATATTTGGCTAATTATTATCCTGATAAATTAATTGAGCGTTATAAGTTAGATGAAATTCCAGAAGATATTGTGAAACTTTTTGATGATATCGGAACGAAGAGAGGCTGTTTGATGAGTGGTGGGCTCGTTGATTATGACAAAACAGCTGAAATTATATTACGTGATGTCCGTTCAAATAAGCTTGGACATTTAAGTTTTGAACGACCAAACGAAAAATAAAGGCATGCGAATTGTTCGCGTGCCTTTATTTTTCATGTTTTTTGTCGATATAGATGATACAGAAGGAATGAATGTGGAATGCAAAAACTAACGATTAAAGAAATTGAAGAGAAATTGTTTTCAAACGAACTTTCTAGTTTAGAAATACAAAAGTTATACAAAGATGAACGAAAAGGTGTACAACGTTTACTTAATAAGAAAGAACGTTTAGAGGAAGAAGAACACCTCTTGAAACAACAATATGAAAGCATGTCAATGTATGAGAATCAGTGCCGGTCATTAAATTATAAATGGATAGCAGGGATTGATGAGGTGGGCCGTGGGCCGCTTGCAGGGCCAGTAACGGCTGCTGCAGTCATATTATCAGAGGACGCTTATATAGCGGGGTTAAATGATTCAAAGACCCTCAGTGAAGCGAAGAGAGAGACGTTATATGAAGAGATTATGAAATCAGCTATTTCGGTTAGTGTACAGATGGTAGATGCTTCAAAAATTGACGAGATTAACATTTATCAAGCGGCTAAGCATGCAATGAAGCAAGCGGTAGAAACGTTAGATGTTAAACCTGATTATTTACTCGTAGATGCAATGGAAATCGCCTTGCCAATCCCACAACGTTCAATTATAAAAGGGGATGCAAATAGTGTATCAATTGCTGCTGCTTCAATTGTAGCAAAAGTAACAAGGGATCGATATATGAAAGAGCTAGGAGTTAAATATCCAGAGTATGGATTTGAAAACCATATGGGTTACGGAACGAAACAACATTTAGAAGCGATCGAAAAAATCGGTGTTATAAATGAACACAGAAGAACATTTTCACCTGTGCAGAAATTTGTCGAATGACATAAAGGAACGGTCGTAATAAAATTGACTAATACTGAATGTGGAATATTCTGGGTGATAATGCTCGGACTTTTAAGGGGATGTGTTAAGTCCCCTCCTCAAAAATGATTAAACTTGACTAAGTAATTTGATGTAAGTGTTCAAGAGTTAATTGATATGTAAGAGAGCCTATGTAAAAGGGGAAAAGACAATGAACATTAACAATTTACAGTCTCTAATAAAGAGCAAGCAACCAATACAACGAGACATACGTACATTTAAGGCTGGCCAAATTGTTCAAGGGAAAGTGGAACGTTTTTTTCCAAAACATGTTGCGCTTGTGCAAATTGGAAAGAATAAAATATATGCACAGCTCGAAACAGCATTGCAAACAGATAAGAGGTATTGGTTTCAAGTGCAACAGAATGATCAATTACTTGAATTAAAAGTAATTGATAAGTCAATTTCTCAGAATGATAATACGATTAAGCAAGGACAAGCAAATCAAACCCTTTTAAAGCAATTTGGGATAGCTCTTACAAAAGAAAATCAATTACTTATTCAGCACCTTACCAATGAAGGATTACCATTTACGAAAGAAAATCTTAAACTTGCTAGTGAATGGTTAAAAAGTACTAATGATGTGGATAAAGCACTCCGATCAATTCAGACGATGCTTGAAAGGAATCTACCCTTTACAAAAACTATATTTCAAAGTTTAACAGCCTATTATAGCGATCAACCCATTTCAACCGAACTAAAGGAGTTATTGCAACAGCTTAACCAAATGAACAATCAAACATCAACAACTCGAGGTTTACAGTTATTATTAACACAGCTGATAGGAAAAGAGTCTACTAATTTTTCCAAGTTAGAAGGCACTTATCAGTTACTAGAAAAATGGGTAAATGGAACCAATGATGAGCAACGACTTATTCAATCAATATTCAGAAAACTCGGTGTTTTTGGTGAGAAGAGTAACGAGAAAGTGCAGGCGGAACTTACCCAAGTTTTACGACAGCTCTTAACTAATTTAAAATCTGATCCCCTTTTATTACGAGATACACTACCTGAATTGCTTAAACATGTAGAAAAATTAGCTGATAAGCAGTTGAAATATCAGACAATAGAGCTTTTCATGAATCGAATTTTCGCTAATAATAAAGAGCTTCAAAGTAGTGTTAACCGTATTGTTAACTCGTTCTCAAATAAGCCATTGACAGCTAGTGAAGCAGAATTGTTATTGCAGATACAGACAAAACCTTCTAAAGAGGAACGAGCATTAGCTTTAATTCGAATATTATTTTCATCTCTTAAAGAAAGTTCACAACAACAGGGTGCATATAATTTGCTGCAAAGAAGTGGTATTACGCCTCTTTCGATGTCTACTAACGAAGCAATGAGACTCGTTCAGCAACATTTGTCACAAGTATTGCAACAACCTTCAGAGCTTAAGGAGTCACTAGGGCAGTATAACGTAAATGCTTACAAAAATGAAAAAGTACTTATCCAAAATGTCCTTCATGCTATTGAAACAGATGTAACAGCAAACTCACAAAAGCGAGCTATTGAGCTATTAGTTGGAACGATAATGAAGGGTTTACATACAGAGAAGCAACCACCACTATTGTCAGCTCTTATGTTAAGTGTGGAAGAAGTAGATGTGTTGTTTTCTTTACAAAAAGAAATAGTAACTGATCTTTCCTTTGATAATGTTAGAGAAACAGTGAAGTCACTTCGACAAATCTTTTCTTTGTTAGGATTAAATCATGAAAACGTATTGTTTAGACAAACTCATGAAAGTGTAGTAACACAAGAGCAACTTCAAAATATGAAGGCACTACTATTGAGAATGAATCAAGAAAATTTACCTCAACCGATACAAGAGCGAGCAGAACAATTACTGCAACGGTTAACAGGTCAGCAATTAATTTCATTAGAACAAAATGGACCAATCCAGCATAGTTATATGCAAATCCCATTGACTTTGGGTCGTCATTCAACAGATTTACATATGCAATGGAGTGGAAGAAAGCGAAAAAATGGAAAAATCGACTCAGAATTTTGTCGTGTACTCTTCTACCTAAACTTAGAGCATTTGAAGCAAACAGTTGTAGACATGAAGGTTCAACAACGTGTTATGAGTATCGAAATCTATAATGAAACAGAACAATTAGATGTTTTAACGAAATTAATGGAGCCACTATTAAAGGAGAATCTTGAAAAACTTGGATATATATTGTCACACTTAAAGGTTATTAAACCTAAGGATGAACGAAATATAAAATTAAACCCCCATTTACCTGTAAAACATCCTGAAGTTAAGATGAATCGAAATTCCTATACTGGAGTGGATTTTAAAATATGAAACATAACAACGAACAACGAATACAAGCTGTCGCTTTAACGTATAAAGAGAAAACCGAGAATTCACCTAAAGTGATTGCAAAGGGGAAAGGTGTCGTTGCTGAGAATATAATTGAAACAGCAAAGTCATCTAATATCCCCATTCAAGAAGACCCATCACTAGTAGAACTTCTCGGTAAATTAGAGATAAATGAAACTATTCCAGAAGACCTCTATCAGGCTGTTGCAGAAGTTTTTTCGTTTGTTTATAGGTTAGACCAAAATATGGATAATGAGTGAAATCGAATGCGCAAATACGTTTGCTATTCGATTTTTTTATGCTATTTTCGACATGTAATAAGTAAATCCGTTTCATTTTGCGATAATTCTAGTTTTTTTAAAAATTGATATCATTGTTTTATGTAGAAATCTAGACAGCGGGCAACTTATTACTTACAATGAATAACGTAAGTCTTTTGTACATACATACGATAGGAGGATGGAGAATGAATATCCATGAGTATCAGGGAAAAGAAATCCTCAGAAAATATGGGGTAGCAGTTCCAAATGGTAAAGTTGCGTTTTCAGTGGATGAAGCAGTAGAAGCTGCTAAAGAACTAGGAACTGACGTCACTGTAGTCAAAGCGCAAATTCATGCAGGTGGTCGCGGTAAAGCAGGGGGAGTTAAAGTCGCGAAAAACTTGGATGAAGTTAAAGCATATGCAGATGAAATTCTCGGTAAGACACTTGTTACACATCAAACAGGTCCTGAAGGTAAGGAAGTTAAGCGCTTGCTTATTGAAGAGGGATGTGACATTAAGAAAGAATATTATGTAGGTCTTGTACTTGACCGTGCAACTTCACGTATCGCAATGATGGCTTCAGAAGAAGGCGGTACAGAAATTGAAGAAGTGGCAGAAAAAACACCAGAAAAAATCTTTAAAGAATATATTGATCCAGTTGTAGGATTACAAGGTTTCCAAGCACGTCGCTTAGCGTTCAACATCAATATTCCAAAAGAATTAGTTGGTCAAGCAGTTAAGTTTATGATGGGATTATACCGCGTTTTCGAAGAAAAAGATTGTTCAATTGCTGAAATCAATCCACTTGTTACAACAGGTGATGGTAAAGTAATGGCACTTGATGCAAAATTGAACTTTGATTCAAACGCATTATATCGTCAAAAAGATATCTTAGAGTACCGTGACCTTGATGAAGAAGATACAAAGGAAATTGAAGCGTCAAAATATGATCTTAGTTACATCGCTCTTGATGGTAACATTGGTTGTATGGTAAATGGTGCAGGTCTTGCTATGGCAACAATGGACATCATTAAGCACTATGGCGGTGACCCGGCTAACTTCCTAGATGTTGGGGGCGGTGCAACAGCTGAGAAAGTTACAGAAGCATTTAAAATTATCCTTTCTGATAAAAATGTAAAAGGAATTTTCGTTAATATCTTCGGTGGTATCATGAAATGTGATGTTATTGCACAAGGAGTAGTAGAAGCAACGAAACAAGTTGGTTTAGAGCTTCCACTCGTTGTACGTCTTGAAGGTACTAACGTAGATCAAGGTAAGAAGATTCTTCAAGAATCAGGTTTGAATATAACTGCAGCAGAATCAATGGCTGACGGAGCAGAAAAGATCGTATCTCAAGTAAAATAGAAAGGCGGGGTAGGTAAAATGAGCGTTTTCATTAATAAAGACACAAAAGTTATCGTGCAAGGGATTACTGGTTCAACTGCACGTTTCCATACAAGCCAAATGCTTGAATATGGTACGAAAATTGTCGGTGGTGTAACACCTGGTAAAGGTGGTAGTGAAGTAGAAGGAGTGCCTGTATTTGATACAGTATCTGATGCTGTCGAAAAAACAGGTGCAACAGCATCAGTAATTTATGTACCACCAGCATTTGCTGCAGATGCAATCATGGAAGCTGTTGATGCAGACATGGACCTTGCAATTTGTATTACAGAAGGTATTCCAGTTAATGATATGATTAAAGTTAAGCGTTTTATGGAAGGTAAGAAAACTCGTCTTGTTGGGCCAAACTGCCCAGGAGTTATTACTCCAGAAGAGTGTAAAATTGGTATTATGCCTGGTTACATTCATAAAAAAGGTCATGTTGGTGTTGTATCACGTTCTGGTACGCTTACATATGAAGCAGTTCATCAGCTATCTGAAGCAGGTATTGGTCAATCAACGGCTGTTGGAATTGGTGGCGATCCTGTTAATGGTACAAATTTTATTGATGTATTAAAAGCTTTCAATGAAGACGAAGATACGTATGCAGTTATCATGATCGGTGAGATTGGTGGTACAGCTGAGGAAGAGGCAGCAGAGTGGATTAAAGCAAATATGACTAAACCTGTAGTTGGCTTTATAGGTGGACGCACAGCGCCTCCAGGTAAGCGTATGGGCCATGCTGGTGCCATTATCTCTGGTGGAAAAGGTACAGCAGACGAAAAGATTCGCGTTATGAATGAATGTGGTATCCAAGTTGCTGAAACACCATCAGTAATGGGAGAAACATTAATTTCTGTTATTAAAGAAAAAGGCATCTACGATAAATGTAAAACGCACTAATTTATACATGAAGACCTCCGTTATCGGAGGTCTTTTTAAGAACATATATTCTATTTTAAGGGGTGGATAAAACTGAATGAACGTGAAAGATTAATCTATGTACATAGTTGTCAAGGGGTATATTGGAGTACATTAAAACGGTTTATTACTTATGACAGAACGTTGAAATTTCTTGATAACGTTAGTGAATCAGATTTAGGAACATATTTTCAAATGAGACCAAATCAAATACGCCAATTTCTACAGTCATTCCATTCAAATAATCCTCAACAGCTTTTATCTTCTTGTAAACAAAAGGGTGTAAAAATCATTACTTTATTTGATAACGAGTTTCCTCTATTATTAAGACAAATATTTGATCCACCTTGGGTACTATATGCAAAGGGTAAGTTAGAAATATCTTGTCGTAAAAAGTCGATTGGTGTAGTAGGTTCTCGAACACCGACTACAAATGCTGTCGAATCATTGAGAAAAATTCTTCCTGATTTAATAGACAATGAGTATATGATTACAAGTGGTTTAGCGTATGGAGTGGATACTTTGGCACACAAAATCACCTGTGAGTTCAATGGAGACACAGTAGCGGTTATAGGTTCTGGATTTGACTATATTTACCCAAGAAAACATATTTCTTTCTCCGAAACACTTGCCAAACACCATCTTCTTCTGTCAGAATATCCACCATACACACGTCCGCAAAAGTGGCATTTTCCAGCTAGAAATCGTATTATAAGTGGTTTAACGAGAGGTGTTCTCGTCGTTGAAGCAAAAAAAAAGAGCGGATCACTCATAACTGCTGATCAAGCTCTTGAACAAGGAAGAGAAGTTTTTGCAATACCAGGGTCAATTCATGAACCAAATGCAGAAGGAACAAATTTTTTAATACAACAAGGTGCAAAACTTGTACAAAATTCAACTGACATATTATCGGAATTGACGGAATAATCACATATAAAATAGTTAAAAAAGGGCAAAAAAAACGCAATTTGATTGAAAAATTAAGAAATGATGTTTGACAAAACGTGAAAAAGTATTTAATAATAGTTAAGATTTTACTTTACCTCTTTGGGGGGACTATTCGTTATGGCAGATTATCTTGTTATCGTTGAATCACCAGCTAAAGCAAAGACGATTGAACGATATCTTGGAAAAAAATACAAAGTAAAGGCGTCTATGGGTCATGTTCGTGACTTACCAAAAAGTCAGATGGGCGTCAATGTTGAAAATCAATTTGAACCAAAATATATTACAATTCGAGGCAAAGGCCCCGTTATGAAAGAATTAAAAACAGCTGCAAAGAAAGCAAAAAAAGTCTTTCTTGCAGCCGATCCCGATCGCGAAGGGGAAGCAATTGCATGGCATCTCGCTCATAGTTTAAATATTGATGAGCATTCAGACTGTCGGGTTGTATTTAATGAAATTACGAAAGATGCGATTAAAGAATCATTTAAACACCCACGAGCGATTAATATGAATCTTGTGGATGCTCAACAGGCACGACGAATTTTAGATAGACTCGTTGGATATAACATTAGTCCAATTCTTTGGAAAAAGGTTAAAAAGGGTCTTAGTGCTGGTCGTGTACAATCGGTTGCTCTACGTTTAATCATTGATAGAGAAAAAGAAATTAAAGATTTCCAACCAGAAGAATATTGGACAATTAAAGCGCTGTTAAATAAAGATGGTGAAGAGTTTGAAGCAAACTTTTACGGTGTAGACGGTAAAAAGACAGAGCTAAAGACAAAAGAAGATGTTGATCGTGTATTACAGCAATTAAAAGGTGAAGCGTTCCAAATTGAAAGTGTAAAAAAGAAAGAGAGAAAGCGTAACCCAGCACCTCCATTTACGACGTCCTCTTTACAGCAGGAGGCTGCACGTAAATTGAACTTTAGAGCAAAGAAAACGATGATGCTTGCTCAGCAACTTTACGAAGGAATCGATTTAGGTGGAAAAGATGGTACTGTTGGTTTAATTACGTACATGAGAACAGACTCAACACGCATTTCAAATACAGCTCAAGAAGAAGTAGCTAGTTTTATTGAAGAGAAGTATGGAAACGAATATATGCAACGACGTCAGCAAAGTGATAAAAAAGGTACAAAAACACAAGATGCCCATGAAGCTATACGTCCAACATCGACTTTGCGTACACCTTCTTCATTAAAAACAGTACTAAAACGTGATCAACTTCGTTTGTACAGATTGATTTGGGAGAGGTTTGTCTCAAGTCAAATGACTGCAGCGATTATGGATACAATGACAGTTAATTTAGAAGATAATGGTGTTATTTTCAGAGCTACTGGGTCTAAGGTGAAGTTCCCAGGTTTTATGAAAGTGTATATTGAAGGTAACGATGATAATAAAAAGGAAGAGGATAAGATTCTACCTAATCTAGAGGAAGGTATGAATGTTAAATCTGAAAACATCGACCCGAAACAGCACTTTACACAACCACCACCACGATATACGGAAGCACGTCTCGTGAAAACGCTTGAAGAATTAGGGATTGGTCGTCCTTCTACTTATGCGCCAACGTTGGATACGATTCAGCGAAGAAATTATGTATCATTGGATAATAAGCGCTTTATTCCAACTGAGCTTGGCGGAATTGTTCTTGATCTAGTCATGGAGTTTTTCCCAGAAATTATCGATACTGATTTTACAGCAAAGATGGAAGCAGATCTTGATGAAATTGAAGAAGGTAAAGAAGACTGGGTAAAGATTATTGATCAGTTTTACCAAGGGTTTGAAAAAAGAGTAGAAGTAGCAGATAAAGAGATGCAACAAGTGGAAATAAAAGATGAACCTGCTGGGGAAGATTGTGAAGAATGCGGGAATCCGATGGTATTTAAAATGGGTCGTTATGGAAAGTTCATGGCATGCTCAAACTTTCCTGAATGTAGAAATACAAAACCAATTATTAAAGACATCGGCATAAAGTGTCCAACTTGTAATGAAGGAAACATTGTTGAGAGAAAAAGTAAGAAAAAACGAATCTTTTATGGTTGTGACCGTTATCCAGAGTGTGAATTTCTTTCTTGGGATAAACCATTGGCACGAAATTGTCCAAAATGTTCTAATTATCTCGTTGAGAAGAAAACAAAAAAAGGTACTCAAGTGCAATGTAGTGATTGTGATTTTAAGGAAGAAGCGCAAGAATAAAAAATGTAGGGATGCGATTGATATTGTATCCCTACATTTTTTATTTTTATTATTGATTTGAATTGTATTGTTATATAGTGAAAAAATGTGTCATTTCATTGAAATCTTACGAAAATAATGATAATACTTGCTCATCAATACTCTTTCTGTTAAGATACTGTCGTCTCACATCTAGAATTGTTATGTTAACATTTGAAACTTCTTGTGATGGCATACTTTTTTACGAAATAATATTCAAAGGGATTTTAAGTAAAACATTCATTAGTAGAGTTGAACTTTTATACGTAATAGATGGTTGGTTGAAAGAATTAATTTACACGTCATAAATGAATCGTTAGTAATGAGTGGGAATGTAAGAAGGAGGAATAAAAATGACCGAACGTATAGTTAATGTCATTGGTGCTGGACTAGCTGGAAGTGAAGCAGCATGGCAAATTGCGAAAAGAGGAATTAAAGTTAATTTATATGAAATGCGACCAGTTAGACAAACACCAGCACACCATACGGACAAATTCGCTGAATTAGTTTGTAGTAATTCATTAAGGGCGAATACACTTACAAACGCTGTAGGTGTGTTAAAGGAAGAGATGAGACACTTAGATTCTGTGATTATTTCAGCAGCTGATGAATGTCAAGTTCCCGCAGGTGGGGCACTTGCTGTAGATCGTCATGAATTTTCACAACTTGTCACTGAAAGAGTGAAGAATCATCCGAACGTCACTGTATATAATGAAGAGGTAAAGGAAATTCCTGCTGGAGTAACTGTTATCGCTACAGGTCCACTAACTTCAGATGAATTGTCAGCGAATTTGAAACAATTGACAGGTGAATATCTTTATTTCTATGATGCAGCAGCACCAATTATTGAAAAAGATAGTATCGACATGGAGAAAGCATATTTAAAATCCCGATACGATAAAGGTGAAGCAGCATATATAAATTGCCCGATGAATGAAGAAGAATTTGACCGATTTTATGAAGCGTTGATTGCTGCAGAAACAGTTCCATTAAAAGAGTTTGAAAAAGAAATATTTTTTGAAGGTTGTATGCCAATTGAAGTAATGGCTTCACGTGGAAAGAAAACGATGCTGTTTGGCCCAATGAAACCTGTTGGACTTGAGGATCCTCGTACAGGGAAACGACCGTACGCAGTCGTGCAATTGCGTCAAGATGATGGAGCTGGAACGTTGTATAATATCGTTGGGTTTCAAACGCATTTGAAATGGGGACCGCAAAAAGAGGTGCTCAACTTGATTCCAGGGCTTGAAAATGCTGAGATTGTCCGTTACGGTGTGATGCATAGAAATACGTTTATCAACTCTCCTAACTTGTTGAAAAAGACATATCAATATAACGATAGAGATGATTTATTTTTTGCAGGTCAAATGACAGGCGTTGAAGGATATGTAGAATCAGCAGCTTCTGGTTTAGTAGCAGGTATTAACGCGGCTTTAGTAGCGGTAGGGAAAGAACCACTTGTATTTCCAGCAGAATCTGCAATTGGAAGTATGGCCCGTTATATAACTGAGGCTAATCAGAAAAACTTCCAGCCTATGAATGCAAATTTCGGACTTTTCTTACCTTTAGAAAAGAAAATTCGAAACAAAAAAGAACGTAATGAAGCATTGGCAAATCGAGCGGTGGAAACAATTCAGAATTTTTCCAAAAATGTTTGAGATTACATTGCAATTGGTGAGCATTCTATGATACCATTTAGAAGCCTAAAAGAGGTGTGAAAATTGGGGATACAAAAAGAACAAATTCGCTCATTCATTGAATATTTGCAAATTGAAAAAAATTGTTCACCATATACGCTTGAGTTTTACGAAAAAGACATTGATGACTTTGTTCGTTTTATGAAGCAGCAGGAACTTACCAGTTTTGCTGCTGTTTCTCATTTTACAGTGAGACTCTACTACACCCATTTACATGAGAAAAAGTATGCCAGAAAAACAGTTGCACGTAAAATTTCAGCATTAAGAAGTTTCTTTCGCTTCTTAGTACGTGAAGTAGAAGTTGAGGAAAATCCATTTATTTATGCTGCTCTCCCTAAAAATGAGAGACAGTTACCGAAATTTCTATATATGGAGGAATTAGAGCAACTATTTTCTGTATGTGATCTTTCTACACCATCTGGTCAACGTGATCAGGCGATATTAGAGATGTTATATGCAACTGGAATGCGAATTAGTGAATGTTGTGCACTACGAATTTCAGATGTTGACTTTTTTGTAGGTACAGTTTTAGTGAAAGGGAAAGGGCGAAAGGAACGTTATATACCGTTCGGCTCTTTTGCTGAGCAAGCTTTACATCGTTATATTGATCAAGGAAGGCGAAATTTTTTGCAAAAGGCTTCAGACGAGCACAACTTCCTTTTTGTAAATTCACGCGGAAAACGACTTACAGAAAGAGGCATTCGATACATCTTAAGCAAGCTTGTTGAGAAGGCAAGTCTAACGATTAAGGTCAGCCCACACATGTTAAGACACACTTTTGCAACGCATTTATTAAACGAAGGTGCTGACTTAAGATCTGTTCAGGAATTGTTAGGGCATGAGCACCTTTCGACTACACAGACTTATACTCATGTAACGAAAGAACATTTGCAAAAGGTTTATATGAATCATCACCCTCGTGCATAATTTAAGTAGGAATATCATTTTTTATAATAAGGTCCATGTCACAATTGCAGTAATTTTATAGTTCTAGCTATTAGTTAGATGAAATAAATGATGTGACACAGACATGTTAAAAGAGAATAGCAATCGCTTTATTTTTCTATATTTGCAAGCGATTTGAACTCTAGTGATGCATGTTAATAAGGAGGTAAAATCTTGGAACAAACTTTCCATGCGACAACAATTTTTGCAATTCACCATAATGGTCAATGTGCAATGGCGGGAGATGGGCAAGTTACATTTGGCAATGCAGTTGTAATGAAACATTCTGCTCGCAAAGTTCGTAAGTTATATCAAGGGAAAGTAATTGCAGGATTTGCTGGTTCCGTTGCAGATGCTTTCACCCTTTATGAAAAGTTTGAGGGAAGGCTTGATGAATATAACGGTAACTTAAAACGAGCTGCAGTTGAACTTGCTAAAGAATGGCGAAGTGACAAAGTACTACGACGATTAGAAGCGATGTTGATTGTGATGAACAAAGAGGACATATTGTTAGTTTCGGGCACTGGTGAAGTCATTGAACCGGACGATGGTATTTTAGCGATTGGATCTGGTGGGAACTATGCTCTTTCAGCAGGAAGGGCTCTTATGAAACATGCTGGTGAACATTTAACTGCAAAAGAAATCGCGCGAGCATCACTTGAAACGGCTGGAGAAATTTGTGTATATACAAACGATCAAGTGATCGTTGAAGAATTGTAAAGTGGAGGGATTGAAATGAAACAATCATTGACCCCTAGACAAATTGTCGGAAAGCTTGACCAATTCATTATTGGACAAAAGCAAGCAAAGCGAGCGGTTGCAGTTGCGCTTCGTAATAGATATCGTCGAAGCTTACTTCCTGAAGAATTACGTGACGAGGTAGTCCCTAAAAATATCATTATGATTGGACCAACTGGTGTAGGGAAGACGGAGATTGCTCGTCGTTTAGCGAAGCTTACTGGTTCTCCTTTTGTGAAAGTGGAAGCTACAAAATTTACTGAGGTTGGTTATGTAGGACGTGATGTTGAATCGATGGTACGTGATTTAGTTGAAACGTCTGTACGAATTGTAAAAGAAGGAAAAATGAATCAAGTTAAAGAAAAAGCTGAAAAAAACGCAAATAAAAGAATTGTTGAGCTACTTGTGCCTCAAAAGAAAAAACAAGCAAAATATAATAATCCGCTTGAAATGTTGTTTGGGAATCA
This sequence is a window from Bacillus solimangrovi. Protein-coding genes within it:
- a CDS encoding EscU/YscU/HrcU family type III secretion system export apparatus switch protein; this translates as MKHNNEQRIQAVALTYKEKTENSPKVIAKGKGVVAENIIETAKSSNIPIQEDPSLVELLGKLEINETIPEDLYQAVAEVFSFVYRLDQNMDNE
- the dprA gene encoding DNA-processing protein DprA; protein product: MKFLDNVSESDLGTYFQMRPNQIRQFLQSFHSNNPQQLLSSCKQKGVKIITLFDNEFPLLLRQIFDPPWVLYAKGKLEISCRKKSIGVVGSRTPTTNAVESLRKILPDLIDNEYMITSGLAYGVDTLAHKITCEFNGDTVAVIGSGFDYIYPRKHISFSETLAKHHLLLSEYPPYTRPQKWHFPARNRIISGLTRGVLVVEAKKKSGSLITADQALEQGREVFAIPGSIHEPNAEGTNFLIQQGAKLVQNSTDILSELTE
- the ylqF gene encoding ribosome biogenesis GTPase YlqF, yielding MTIQWFPGHMAKARRQVQEKLKLIDVVIELTDARIPQSSRNPMVDEMVNNKPRLLLLNKSDMADDKVTSQWIKYYAEQGIQALPVNALKDKGKQEIIQACQELMKEKHEKLRAKGIIKPRAVRALILGIPNVGKSTLINRLASKNIAKTGDKPGVTKAQQWIKVGKQLELLDTPGILWPKFEDELVGYKLAVTGAIKDELLDFQDISVFTLRYLANYYPDKLIERYKLDEIPEDIVKLFDDIGTKRGCLMSGGLVDYDKTAEIILRDVRSNKLGHLSFERPNEK
- the topA gene encoding type I DNA topoisomerase, coding for MADYLVIVESPAKAKTIERYLGKKYKVKASMGHVRDLPKSQMGVNVENQFEPKYITIRGKGPVMKELKTAAKKAKKVFLAADPDREGEAIAWHLAHSLNIDEHSDCRVVFNEITKDAIKESFKHPRAINMNLVDAQQARRILDRLVGYNISPILWKKVKKGLSAGRVQSVALRLIIDREKEIKDFQPEEYWTIKALLNKDGEEFEANFYGVDGKKTELKTKEDVDRVLQQLKGEAFQIESVKKKERKRNPAPPFTTSSLQQEAARKLNFRAKKTMMLAQQLYEGIDLGGKDGTVGLITYMRTDSTRISNTAQEEVASFIEEKYGNEYMQRRQQSDKKGTKTQDAHEAIRPTSTLRTPSSLKTVLKRDQLRLYRLIWERFVSSQMTAAIMDTMTVNLEDNGVIFRATGSKVKFPGFMKVYIEGNDDNKKEEDKILPNLEEGMNVKSENIDPKQHFTQPPPRYTEARLVKTLEELGIGRPSTYAPTLDTIQRRNYVSLDNKRFIPTELGGIVLDLVMEFFPEIIDTDFTAKMEADLDEIEEGKEDWVKIIDQFYQGFEKRVEVADKEMQQVEIKDEPAGEDCEECGNPMVFKMGRYGKFMACSNFPECRNTKPIIKDIGIKCPTCNEGNIVERKSKKKRIFYGCDRYPECEFLSWDKPLARNCPKCSNYLVEKKTKKGTQVQCSDCDFKEEAQE
- a CDS encoding ribonuclease HII, with amino-acid sequence MQKLTIKEIEEKLFSNELSSLEIQKLYKDERKGVQRLLNKKERLEEEEHLLKQQYESMSMYENQCRSLNYKWIAGIDEVGRGPLAGPVTAAAVILSEDAYIAGLNDSKTLSEAKRETLYEEIMKSAISVSVQMVDASKIDEINIYQAAKHAMKQAVETLDVKPDYLLVDAMEIALPIPQRSIIKGDANSVSIAAASIVAKVTRDRYMKELGVKYPEYGFENHMGYGTKQHLEAIEKIGVINEHRRTFSPVQKFVE
- the sucC gene encoding ADP-forming succinate--CoA ligase subunit beta, with protein sequence MNIHEYQGKEILRKYGVAVPNGKVAFSVDEAVEAAKELGTDVTVVKAQIHAGGRGKAGGVKVAKNLDEVKAYADEILGKTLVTHQTGPEGKEVKRLLIEEGCDIKKEYYVGLVLDRATSRIAMMASEEGGTEIEEVAEKTPEKIFKEYIDPVVGLQGFQARRLAFNINIPKELVGQAVKFMMGLYRVFEEKDCSIAEINPLVTTGDGKVMALDAKLNFDSNALYRQKDILEYRDLDEEDTKEIEASKYDLSYIALDGNIGCMVNGAGLAMATMDIIKHYGGDPANFLDVGGGATAEKVTEAFKIILSDKNVKGIFVNIFGGIMKCDVIAQGVVEATKQVGLELPLVVRLEGTNVDQGKKILQESGLNITAAESMADGAEKIVSQVK
- the sucD gene encoding succinate--CoA ligase subunit alpha, whose translation is MSVFINKDTKVIVQGITGSTARFHTSQMLEYGTKIVGGVTPGKGGSEVEGVPVFDTVSDAVEKTGATASVIYVPPAFAADAIMEAVDADMDLAICITEGIPVNDMIKVKRFMEGKKTRLVGPNCPGVITPEECKIGIMPGYIHKKGHVGVVSRSGTLTYEAVHQLSEAGIGQSTAVGIGGDPVNGTNFIDVLKAFNEDEDTYAVIMIGEIGGTAEEEAAEWIKANMTKPVVGFIGGRTAPPGKRMGHAGAIISGGKGTADEKIRVMNECGIQVAETPSVMGETLISVIKEKGIYDKCKTH